In the genome of Larimichthys crocea isolate SSNF unplaced genomic scaffold, L_crocea_2.0 scaffold636, whole genome shotgun sequence, one region contains:
- the LOC109142437 gene encoding LOW QUALITY PROTEIN: olfactory receptor 1500 (The sequence of the model RefSeq protein was modified relative to this genomic sequence to represent the inferred CDS: inserted 1 base in 1 codon), with amino-acid sequence MNVGISVFIFIDKXPSQPMYLIFCNLSLSDIIGCTNILPRLLQNFAASFERLISYYGCVVQAFLTQFFGTTSHTVLMIMAFDRYVAICYPLRYSAIMTNKMVMKLTVFAWGSAFVLVGILIGLTVRLNRCRILITNPFCDNPSLFKLSCESVFISNVYGLTFTVVLFVASIGSMMGLSL; translated from the exons ATGAATGTCggcatttcagtttttattttcattgaca AACCTTCCCAGCCTATGTATCTCATATTTTGCAACCTGTCACTTAGTGACATAATTGGATGTACAAATATTTTGCCCCGTTTGCTGCAGAATTTTGCGGCCTCCTTCGAGCGTCTCATCAGTTATTATGGATGTGTGGTTCAAGCTTTCCTCACGCAGTTCTTTGGTACCACTTCCCACACTGTGCTCATGATTATGGCCTTTGACAGATATGTGGCCATCTGCTATCCACTACGCTATTCTGCCATAATGACCAACAAGATGGTGATGAAGCTGACAGTTTTTGCCTGGGGATCAGCCTTTGTTTTGGTTGGGATTCTTATCGGTCTGACTGTACGGCTAAACCGATGCAGGATCCTGATCACAAATCCTTTCTGTGACAATCCCTCCTTGTTTAAACTCtcctgtgagagtgtgtttatTAGTAATGTCTATGGCCTCACATTTACTGTAGTCCTGTTCGTAGCTTCTATAGGTAGTATG ATGGGTCTGTCTCTGTAG